The nucleotide sequence CAGATATGAGAACTTTGTTCAAAAGTGTGTCCAAGCGACCTcctgaacataaatataaacataaatatttgaatgtaataGAATATTTCCGTTGTGAAGTGGATACGGTCTCCCCTGCAGACCGAGAGCAGCCCGGCTCGATTCCTGTTGTAGGCGTaacgtttttatttaattttgtatttttatttgttataaatattgtttaataaaaattatttcataacatCGAAACTTGTCTTCaagaagaaatgttttgtttacctTAAGAGAGGTCAATCTATTCAAAATCCAACAAtcggaaataaaaatattaaaaataactgtgtTAAGAAATGACAATGTTTTCGAAATACTTTCTACATTTAAGCATATATGTGTAGGCCGTTTTTCTGATGCGTACTGGTTTAATGGCCTTATGCAAAATGTTATCCGAGTTTGTAATTGGCTGCTGCATCAAgttattgttttcatgataACGTCACCGACGTCTTAATTATCCGCCAATATGCGGGTTTCGTGTTTTGGGTAGTTTTAAAAAGCTCGcatatgaaaatgatattgtagTGTATGTGTATGATGTAACATCGCATTATTTGCTGGTtgaatattgtcatttaaatctTCTAGACTAAGAAATCTACATGAGTTAACTATTTAATTTAAGACAATCGGGTGTCGGCTTACTGAAATATCTTGATTAAAACAGACTTACATGTTTTGTGTGTtactgaaataataatattaaattttataaggTCTTGTTTGCTTGTCTGACTGGTACTACATGTAGTGTCATTTGCAGAAAcatatgttattatttgaaGGCTCATAATCCGCGGTTTTACAGAAACTATGAATACTCAAAACTATCGACAATTTGGCCTGTAATCCACAAGCATACACGTGaagaatataaataattctaaaacaaaagagcatacataaataaaaagaaactgtatatttgttgatttgtgGATTCAATACCGGGGCCTCGAAACCATAATTACAAACACTATTACCAGACAAAACCgcaaatgttcatttcattgtCACTTTCTTTCTAGTTGGGTTTTATGTTGAATAAGTTAtaatgaaattgatttttttattactattcgaaattgtacaattattaacctatatttgataaacaaatggtataaagacatttctttgtattattaaagTGTGAATGAAGCTAAATATGTACACGTTTACCTCTGAGATATCCTGATACGAATGTACTTCACCACaagttttgttatataaatatctgcaCTACAGGTTTGTTCATGTGAACATCTAAACTTTAAGATATCCTAGTACGAACTGTCGTCACAAATAAGCTTTATGATGTGAACACTCCTACCTCTGAGATATCCTAATACGAAAGGTCTCCACCACAAGCTTTGTGATTTGTACACTTTTACCTCAACATCTAGGAGTAATCTTCTTCCTGTTTCGTGAAAATGTCACATGAATTTGTTAAGCTATTGGCTTTATTATGATTTCATAAACTGAGTGTATGCATCTGTTCAGATATCGCTAACACTAACCAGTATCAAAAATGATACATCAACCACTAAATAATAgataaatgtttacattgttaatattttgtacCTATGATTTAGGTCAGTTTACACAATCACCGttaagtgatcacttgagtggatAAGATTAGTAATCACTTTAGTTGGGTAGGATAAGATACCCACAATTGATAATTTGAGTGGGTTAAGGTAAGTGACCCTCAAGTGATCACCTAAATGTGGTTGGATGAGAGTCTCTCAATTGACCACTTAAATGGGAGAGACCCTTCAATTGATCACTTTACTTGGGTAAGGTAAGATGCCCtcaataaataactttagtgGGGTAAGCTGAGAGACCCTGAGATAATCACTTTAGTGGGGTAAGGTAAGAgatcctcaataaaacacttcagTGGTGTATGGTAAGATACCCTaaattgatcacttcagtaggGTAAGATGATAGACCCTCAATTCTTCAATTAAGTTGAGTAAGGTAAGAGACCCTCAATTGATAACTTCAGTGTGGTAATGTAAGAGATCCTCAATTGGTCACTTCAGTGGGGTAAGGTAAGAGACCCTCAATTGTTCACTTCAGTGTTGTAAGTGGGGTAAGGTAAGATATCTAACCTCCTAAATGAATGACGCTATCCGATTGACCTAGAGCGGTCACGTCCATGGCGTGTATAATCCATACACCCTATGAAATTTACAGTAGGTTTCATACCACCCCTTTAAATTTTTTTATTCCGCCAAAGACGTAACAAAATGGCGGCCAAAAATGTGTAACTTCTCTCTCGGTTTATCGTTTCACTGTAGGAAAGCTAACTCATGCACGTTCTTGAATATCGAATTTATTCAAGAAATCTCTTGAGTGTAACCGACTGTGAACATGAGTCACGTTTAAAAAGTTGAAAGAAGATCTGCTAAACAATAGGGCAAACTAAAGCTGAGGTTGAACAGGTAAAAAGTTACGTTCGTGTAAACAGATTTGAGCATGATAAATTACCAAATAAATTACCAAATATACCAAAAGAGAAAATGTGAGGATTCACAATTGGTCGACTGTAAGGGACAAACCACTAACTACTCAAGTTGTTGATCAGTTGAACCACCTTGCTCGTCTGGAGAAACAAGCAAGTTTGACCAATGGGAACGTTATTGATGAGTCTTTCACCCCTTTTCAAGAGGTGGATATCAGTAATTGCCACCCCCTGAAGCAAAAAAAATCCATCTAACAAAAAACTTCAGATCATTGTCCGTTTCATCTCAAGAGCTACCACAATGAGAGTGTTCAAGTTAAAGAAATATCTCAAAAAATGCAGAGGGCTTTAGTAATGTCTTTATTACCGATGATCTTACACCATTGAGACTGAAGTTGCGTGAGCTGGTCAAATCAAATCCGGACACATCAAAAGTCTTCACAAAGGATGGCAACGTTCACTGTACATACAAGGATAAGCATGTCGTTATCACTTCCCCTGATGATCTTTTTCAAATCGGAATGGATGTCGATCTTAATCAACTTGGGTTGCAGGACCTGATCTAGGGATACTCGGAGATTGATGACGCCAGTGAATCCGGCACAGTTTCTAGTCATGACATTCCTTGTCAAAATACGCACCTTATTTTAACCATGTGTATTGTTCACTTTCATAATTCTTGTACTTTTAAACTTTCCTCTGTCAATGTATGTGGCTTAATACCAAAGGTTTATGATCCTTTCTTCattgattttgtaaataaattatgacaTTTGCTGTCTAGCTGAAACAAAATTAGATATAAATGATACAGTTATTTTTGAGGGTTATACTTTTAAAGGCATATATAGAGAAAATTGTTTCCGTAAATCTGGTTGTGTACTTATTAAGAATAGTTTGTTCAacgatatattttttcttgacaaatcaactgaaaatgtttaaattaagatATGATATAGCACTATCACTAGCACTTTTTTGCCAATTCGGTTATCAAGGAACATTcactattttaaaatacaattgtgGAACATGCAATCTTACAAACACAGGTAAGTGTCtagaaacattaaaacatctgtcaacaaaaatgttacatttCCCTACACAATAGCACTACTCACTTGGTACGCAAATAAAGTCAATCAATGTATGGTATTTGTCATCGTACGAATATGGCGTGCCTTtacaaaccatttatttaaacGTTCAAAAAAATTCTTAACAAGTTATCACGTGTATTTACGTTTTCCGAGACACACTTGGCATTAAATTCACATATATGCAGACTCCACTATTGGAGTATTGATACCATATATCATATAACCTATCAATATGATTCCTATACATTGAAATTGAGTGATTATAAAGAGATGACTATACCTGAAAAAGAACATGTATTGGTTAGGTGATATTTGAAATCGTATGTTAAGAGGCACTATTTAGTCATCATACTTTGTATGCCATAAAATGCTTACACCACCCTTTACAACTGTTCAACTGATATATATTTCGTACAAAGCATTATCACATGGTAGGAATTATCTGATGTCTGATTATCAAATAGGTGCATGTTATGTGGCCTGAGTCAATGTTCAGAAATTccaaatatatcaatgttatgtTAAACAAGAGTGTCAACAAGGTAAGAAGCACTGTAAAAACTCCAGTAACATTCCAAGAAATGATATTTAAGTTCATTAAACACAGAAACACATGTATCATTAATTTGTGAACAGTTAATTATACTACTAAACCTTATAATACTTCTTCAAGGCACTCTATCTAATTTCACTGAATGTGTCTCTCCCCGCCGGCTGTTGCCCCTTATAAATATCTGTTTTCTGCTATTCCAAACTTCTTTGCAAACTTTTTACATAAAtccatatataaaaaaacacttttatattcGAAATTCACACACGCGTTACCGGAATGCTggcataaatgattaaaatatctAAGATCAGCACTGTCTTTTACTCGCCGGGAACATAATGAGCAGAGGGGAGTCTATGTATCTCCGTCATTCATACTTTAGTGAGTCTTACCCTTAGTACCACTCTAGCAGTTCTGCCTAAATTTGGTAATCAAATTTAGACTATATACCCACAGTCGTGTTAAATCAAACGACCACAAACAACACAACACACTAAGAAGAGGATCGAATAGCCAAATGTTACATATTATCATTGTCCTGCCTTCCGGTGAAAATGCCTTCCGTTCAAGAGTTACAGAGAGTAATTTATTGTGTTGTAAGGCTTATCCTTTAGAATTATTATTCACTTGTACAGATGCATGCACTTAGATGAGGTGCGccatgtacatttatttaaactgttttaagcGCTAATGCATATAAGCGATGCTTTCAGGTCATATGTGTGAATATGTTTCAGAAGCATTTTGACACGCACTTGTATATTCGCATTcaacatacaaaatatgtttggtaTAGACCTAGAAACCGGTACGTtgataacattataaatgtacTTATTAACTACCGCGTAATTTTAAACAAGCTAAACATATCTtccatatttataatatttgtcttaaaacCGCACACTCCGAATAACTACTTCTGTACAAGTTCGTATTGCGGCCTGAATATGAGTTTTTACTTGTTCGGCTATTACCGCGCTGTACTTTTATATCCCGGCGTTTATTTTTAgtagaatataattattttaagatcGTTACATTTATCAGATTAGTTTGGGTTAAAATAATGGAGGCTCTTGAAGAAACGTAGCACAATGATATTCAATATAGAGTTTTGTTAAAGAATTTCCAGAAATGATTTTCGACCGACAGTATCCAATCTTCTAATTTATAGCTCTGCAGGGTGTGACAGCATAACCTGGTGTGACtcttatattacttttataagaTACGACACACAAAAATATTGTCTAACCGTCCAAACTAGTTGTATCTATTGCGTTGATAATTTAATCTATTTATTCTATGACTTAAACAAGAACTACCTTAAATTTCATGCGTATATTTTTCTAATAggatgttttcttttttcgcAGAAAGGCTTCATGctggtgtattcttggcatagttctTGACACTCttctttcaatttattttatcacaCCTGCTCTGATAGCTACAACAGTGAGTTGTGCATCAGTTTGGTCAAATAAAGTAGTTTGGATAATACTTCTAAAACATGACAGGACTGAAAATCATTTGCAACTGCTCTATTTCTACAAAGAAAActacataaataacataaataacatcaATGTATCAAAAACCTCATTCTCATAACAGACGGTTTCCGAAAATCTGAAAATAGACATatattaactgaccacatgtttgtcttTACCGTAACCCATCAGCaaagctctgcattttgaaaTGAGTTATTGGTGtagttgttcttttttaaacaaaacgtgtatgttcaaaGAAGGAgatgatatatatgatgtattatacATTCTTATTGTATAATATCTACAAAAAGCACCGAAAATActttagaagcgattgaaagcggataaatacatacaaaatgacaccagacgccaaaaaatataaatcgaTATGTCTCCTCGCCCAATGTTGGCCCTAGCGCTTTTAGTCCTCGGCCGCACGCAAATCCCTTTTGAAATGTATTCAGACATTGATTTTATCCTCCTGTGTCCTTTACCAATTTTGATTGTTCGAACACTCACATacttgcccgcagatagtcttttcGCGCATTCGGGCTTTGAGTTCATCAAGCAGGCAAAGACAACGTTTAAGTCACTTTGATACTTGAAAATCTTTGGCCACCCATGCTTTTTATGAATGTGGAAAAACCTGCCAGCACCAAGCAGAACAACGTTTAATTGTGCACTTACCATTTGCCAGGCGTAAAAATAAGATTGATCCGAAAATCGTTTGCTGCTGTTAAGGCCTTTTGCTACAAGCCTTCCTTAAACAACCGTATcgacttttaaatgtttaagctaCGCAATCAGCTCAACAAGTAAGAATGATTTCCccttgaaatatgtaaatatgataaaaaagtaaaaatactttaaaactgttgttttctAAATTATCGCCttaccaaaatgttaaatcgTAATTAAGAATTCCCGTTTTTAATTGTATTCAATGTTGACATGCATGAAGAAAAGCATATATTTGTTGTTAAGATTTAGAAagaatttcaataattattattataataaaaatataaaatgaatctttAAACGGATTTGCCCATTgctcaaatatattttcattttcaaacgtATTGCATTCCTCTGAAGATTGTCCAGTCTATAATGAAAATTCCCTTCCTTTGATAAAAAACGCATTGATATAAAACAGAATCATTCCTCTCAAAATTAACGCATTTATGATCAAAATTCCATTCGTCTCAAGATTAACGCATTTGTAATCGAAATTCCGAGCGTCTCAATATTAATACACTTATGATCGTAATTCCATTCACCTCAAGATTATcgcatttgtaaacaaaatccATTTATCTCAAGAGTTACGCATTTGTAATCGAAATTCTGAGCATCTCAAGATCAacgcatttattatcaaaatgccATTCGATTAAAGATTTATAATCGAGATTGCAATCCTCTAAagttaacacatttataattataattcagCTCCTCTCGAGTTTAACGCATTAATAGTCTAATTTCCTTCCATCTAtgattaacacatttttaataattatttctttacttAGAATATTAACACATTTATCATCAAAATTCGATTCCTCTcatgataaatgcatttacaacCGAATTTCCCTTCCTCTTAAAATATACGCATTTTAAATTCCTCTGGAgattaattatcaaaatttcatttctctCAAGAAAAACGCATTTACAATCAAAACTCCTTTATTCTCATGTTTAAAAGCCTttataatcaaacttacattgCTCTCAAGACTGATCCATTTATGATCAGAATTCCATTCCTCTCAAGACCTCCATTTTTAATCAAACTACCATTCCTCTCAAGACTTATCCATTTATAATCAAACTTCCATTCCTCTCAAGACTAATCCATTTATAATCAGAAATCCATTCCCCTCAAAACTAATCCATTTATAATCAGAACTCCATTCCTCTCAAGACTAATCCATTTATAATCAAACTTCCATTCCTCTCAAGAATCATCAATTTATAATCAAACTTCCATTCCTCTCAAGACTAATCCATTTATAATCAGACCTCCATTCATCTCAAAACTAATCCATTTATAATCAGACCTCCATTCATCTCAAAACTAATCCATTTATAATCAGACCTCCATTCATCTCAAAACTAATCCATTTATAATCAGAACTCCATTCATCTCAAAACTAATCCATTTATAATCAGACCTCCATTACCCCAAGACTAATCCATTTATAATCAGACCTCCATTCCCCTCAAGACTAATCCATTTATAATCAGACCTCCATTCCCCTCAAGAATAATCCATTTATAATCTGACCTCCATTCCCCTCAAGACTAATACACTTATAATCAGACCTCCATTCCCCTCAAGACCAATCCACTTATAATCAGAACTCCATTCCTCTCAAGACTAATCCATTTCTAATCACAACTCCATTTCCCTCAAAACTAATCCACTTATAATCAATGTTCCATTCCATTCAAGACTAATCCACTTATAAGCTGACCTCCATTCCTCTCAAGACTAATCCATTTATAACCAATCTTCCATTCCTCTCAAGACTAATCTATTTATAATCAGAACTCCATTGCTCTCAAGACTAATCCATTTATAGTCAGAACTCTATTCCTCTCAAGACTAATCCATTTATAATCAGAACTCCATTCCTCTCAAGACTAATCCATTTATAATCAGAAATACATTCCCCTAAAGACTAATCCATTTATAATCAGACCTCCATTCCCCTCAAGACTTATCCATTTATAATCAGAACTCCATTGCTCTCAAGACTAATCCATTTATAATCAGAACTCCATTCCCCTCAAGACTAATCCATTTATAATCAGAACTCCATTCCTCTCAAGActaattcatttataatcagaACTCCATTGCTCTCAAGACTAATCCATTTATAATCAGAACTCCATTGCTCTCAAGACTAATCCATTAATAATCAGAACTCCATTGCTCTCAAGACTAATCCATATATAATCCGAACTCAATTCCCCACAAGACTAATCCATTTATAATCAGACTTCCATTCCCTTCAAGACTAATCAATTATAATCAGAACACCATTCTCATTAAGACTAATCAATTTATAATCAGAACTCCATTCTAATTTAGACTAATCAATTTATAATCAGAACACGATTCTCATTAAGACTAATCAATTTATAATCTGAACTCCATTCCTCTCAAGACTTCTCAATTTATAATCAGAACTCCATTCCCTCAACACTAATCCACTTATAATCAGAACTCCATTGCTCTCAAGACTAATCCATTTATAACCAAGCTTCCATTCATCTCAAGACTGATCCATTTATAATCAAAACTCCAGTCCTCTCAAGACTAATCCACTTATAATCAGAACTGCATTCCCCTGAAGACTAATCAATTTATAATCATAACTCCATTCATCTCAAAAGTAATCCATTTATAACCATAACTCCATTACCCTCAAGACTAATCCATTTTTAATCAGAAATCTATTCCTCTTAAAATAATCCATTTTTAATCAGAACTCCATTCCCCTCAAGACTAATCCATTTAAAATCTGAATTCCATTCCTCTCAAAACTAATCCTTTTATAATTTGAATTCATTCCTCTCAAGACTAAACCATTAATAATCATAACTCCATTGCTCTCAATACTAATCCATTAATAATCAGGACTCCATTCCATTCAAGACTAATCCATTTATAATCAGACCTCCATTCCTCTTACGACTAAGccatttataattaaacttCCATTCCTAGCAAGACTAATCCATTTATAATCAAATTTCTATTTCCCTCAAAAGTGAtgtcttttttatcaaaattccatttctgtgaaagttaaaaacatatttataataaaaattatgttaCATTCAAgactaaaacatttaaaattattttttattcctcTCAAGATTAACACATCAAAGATTAAACTCCTTTCTTTACACGATGATCGCATTTACGATGAATATTCCATTTTTCTGAAGATGAACGCGTTTGTAATCGAATTCCGTGCCTTTCAAGATGAAGGCATTGATAATCAAAGTTCCATTCCTCTCAAAATTAACGCATCAACAAACATGTCCATGTATATTTAGTTATAGTTCATGTTTTCGGTGTTTTGTGAGAGTTTGCAagaagataataaaaaatatttcgaaaataaataaaacgctTTATTTGAAGCATTCAAAGGTCATGTATGCTTCTCTTCCAGTGGTCGTATTCTTCTTTTTGACGAGAAGTTCTGTATCACCGAACATAAAAGTAGTCTCTATATCCTGCTGCTCAAATGGAATATCGGTGCTGTTTTCAAGCTCAACTTCCCCGAGCAGTTCACATCCGGGGTCTGTTGTGAACTCGGGGTTCTTCTGTGTCGTTCTGTACACGCACGAACACCTTGAACCATTTAGGCACCCACCACTTTCCATTCTTCCAAAACTTCTTCTCATCTGGGTGCTTCTTTTCATCAAAAATGGCATACACTTCTGTCCCATACGTGTATTTCATGATCCTGGAGGAGACAATGGAGGGGTTATGTCCAAACCTCACGGCACCTTTCAACACGACGAGGCCCGCGTCTGCAGGAACGATCAGTCTCACGCCGGCTAATTCATTCCTGAATCTCTCCTGAACGTACGGACTTTCACCGAAACCGCCCACCAGAATAACCGTTCGCACGCTTGTTATCTTTGGTTCAGCTAAAAGAGACTTCAGATGTTGGATCAGCAGATCGATTGGTCTTTTAAACCATGATTGGACAACTGTTGTATCAATCTTCAGCTTGTCTTTGCCTCTCGTGGAGATGGCATTTTCCGGCACTTTCAAGGACGCAATTCGTTTCTCTAAAGATTCGGAAGAATACTTTTCTGCAAGATCTCTCAGCGAGGCAGAAATACGAACAATTATCTGCTTTGTTTTGTCAGTGTCAAATGACCGTTTCTTATGTTCAAATTCCCGAGTGACGTCGAaataatcattcatttctgtCTTTCGGAGGTCAGTGAGAGCTTTTTCCCCAAAAAGTTCATTCAACATTTTCATGTAATTTTCATCCACATAGATGCCTCCCCACGGGCCCCCACTGGCTTTGTGGATTTCCTTCAGGGTTCCATCTGGCTTTCTTTCATGGACAGATATATCTGCGGTGCCTCctgcattttaaaacaatgataaattgtttttgtttcatgtatttaagGTATACGTTACCTGTCGAAACTAAATTGAAAAGCAATCTTGACTCAATTGtaattgaacaaataaataaattgtaaatggACGATAAGTTAGTTTCTTAATCCTTATTCCTTTTTcaaataaggaatagggaactagtgccttattccttattcaaaatgagTTACTGTATTGTAGATATGCATAATTTCACTTCTTTGTAATgtgtttcttattttcataacaattcaacaactttgtgaataaaataatgcacgaAAATAGACATAAAAtcgaataaggaactagttccatattccttattcaaactcgaataagaaatagaaacattttaagtacatgttatacatttattttcaaatacctATGCAGAAGTGATctacataaaatgttttcagaaatgcattgtctattaaagagagttttagtacttaaagtgctttaaatccgaataaggaacagaattTACGAAAAA is from Mya arenaria isolate MELC-2E11 chromosome 9, ASM2691426v1 and encodes:
- the LOC128203767 gene encoding heat shock 70 kDa protein 12A-like; this encodes MVLHNNEHLTKDVTVEDFSGKQMAAFPLFVMSIKYLREHLLKAVTTQKIGLEETDILYVLTVPAIWDDNAKRFMRDAAIEAGVEPNRLKLALEPECASIWCETLGTDVKGAVAFQGSQYMVVDLGGGTADISVHERKPDGTLKEIHKASGGPWGGIYVDENYMKMLNELFGEKALTDLRKTEMNDYFDVTREFEHKKRSFDTDKTKQIIVRISASLRDLAEKYSSESLEKRIASLKVPENAISTRGKDKLKIDTTVVQSWFKRPIDLLIQHLKSLLAEPKITSVRTVILVGGFGESPYVQERFRNELAGVRLIVPADAGLVVLKGAVRFGHNPSIVSSRIMKYTYGTEVYAIFDEKKHPDEKKFWKNGKWWVPKWFKVFVRVQNDTEEPRVHNRPRM